The Haloprofundus salinisoli region GACGTGGTCGGCGTCCGCCGCTCCGACGACGGCCTCGACGCTGTCGAATCGGCGGGGTTCGAGGCCGTCCGCGCGGACGTGACCGACGCGGCGTCGCTCGCGTCGGTACCGGACGCCGACTGGCTCGTCTTCGCGGCGAGTTCCGGCGGACGCGACGCCGACACCGCTCGGGAGGTGTTCGTCGAAGGGCAGGAGACGGCGCTCTCGGCGTTCTTCGAGCGAGACGACGCGCCCGAGCGCTACGTCTACACGTCGAGCACCGGCGTCTACGGTGACCACGATGGCGACTGGGTCGACGAGGAGACCGAAATCGAGCCGACGACGGAGAAGACGCGAGTGCTCACGGAAGCCGAGCGAGTCGCCCGCGAGACGCCGCATGAGTACGGTGACGACGGCACCGTCGCGCGATTCGCCGGGTTGTACGGTCCCGACCGCTATCGCTTGGAGCGGTATCTGGAGGGGCCGGTGACGGAGGGCTTTCTGAACATGGTCCACCGCGACGACGCCGCCGGAGCCGTCGCGTACCTCCTCGAGACCGACCGCGGGCGCGACGAAGTGGTGTTGATCGTCGACGACGACCCGGTCGACAAGTGGTCGTTCGCCGACTGGTTGGCCGACGAGTGCGGCGTCGACCGGCCGCCGAAACGGACGAAGGAGGAGCGCCTCGACGCCGGCGAGCTCTCGGAGGCGGCGCGGCGACGGATTCTCACGAGCAAGCGCTGTTCGAACGCTCGACTCCGCGAGTTCGGCTACGAGCTCCGGTATCCCGACTACCGCGCGGGGTACGCGCCCGCGATCGAGCGGTATCGTGAGCGCACGCGCTGAGGGCAGCGAACCCGTCTTCCGGTCTTTCGGAATCCGCGCGAATATAATTTGGGGAACCTTCTTACTGGTTGACTTTGACAGACGGAGTATGCCGAGTAGGGTCGCCGCGACGGAGGCGCTCTCCGATGCGGAGGTGTTCGTCCGCGACAACCCCGAAATAGCGACGGTGTTGGCCGTCGGCCTCGTCGCGCTGTTCGGCGTCAGTTACGCGCTCCGCTGGTTTCGCCGCCCGATGGGGGTGCAGTTCAAGCGGGCGCTGTCGGATTTAGACGAGATCGCGGTGTTGATGCATCCGAACCCGGACCCCGACGCGATGGCGGCGGCTATCGGCGTCGCCTGCCTCGCCGATCAGGTAGATAC contains the following coding sequences:
- a CDS encoding NAD-dependent epimerase/dehydratase family protein, whose product is MTSDATGDGEGKRVVVLGCGYVGLELGRQLTASGHDVVGVRRSDDGLDAVESAGFEAVRADVTDAASLASVPDADWLVFAASSGGRDADTAREVFVEGQETALSAFFERDDAPERYVYTSSTGVYGDHDGDWVDEETEIEPTTEKTRVLTEAERVARETPHEYGDDGTVARFAGLYGPDRYRLERYLEGPVTEGFLNMVHRDDAAGAVAYLLETDRGRDEVVLIVDDDPVDKWSFADWLADECGVDRPPKRTKEERLDAGELSEAARRRILTSKRCSNARLREFGYELRYPDYRAGYAPAIERYRERTR